A genomic stretch from Hemibagrus wyckioides isolate EC202008001 linkage group LG20, SWU_Hwy_1.0, whole genome shotgun sequence includes:
- the nsun4 gene encoding 5-methylcytosine rRNA methyltransferase NSUN4: protein MAAPTKTSFLLNKFKNTFYFIQRRNRVKTKWASTRAKFPATALALQHFDATYQNYFGDLWPSVRVAMLSEQKYGALMNNFSSNADVISALRSQGCRDFVGDGEGDTHEISDGHPSPEVARIDPNIQCFVFPRGDISRFKPARPDSAGLLSYYLLDAASVLPVLALDVRPDQAVLDLCAGPGGKTLALLQTQAVRFLWANDLSGSRTARLQRTLQSYVPKELRGEDKIRVTSLDGRKWRNMEDLEFDRVLVDVPCTTDRHSLMEDENNIFKRSRTKERQMLPLLQMELLLAGLRATRRGGELVYSTCSLSQLQNECVVQQALSVAQQEMDITVQVQDLSSFTRLFSNTFPFAPQPALGQLVLPNLCANFGPIYLCKLLRVS from the exons ATGGCGGCGCCCACGAAAACGAGCTTTTTATTAAACAAGTTCAAAAAcacgttttattttattcagcgACGGAATCGCGTTAAAACTAAATGG GCCAGCACCAGAGCCAAATTCCCAGCGACGGCCCTGGCCCTGCAGCATTTCGACGCCACGTATCAGAACTATTTCGGTGATCTGTGGCCGTCTGTCCGTGTCGCCATGCTCTCTGAGCAGAAGTATGGAGCCTTGATGAACAATTTCTCCTCTAACGCGGACGTGATCTCGGCTTTACGGTCTCAAGGCTGCAGAGACTTCGTCGGAGACGGAGAGGGAGACACACACGAGATTTCAGACGGTCATCCTTCTCCAGAAGTGGCTCGTATCGACCCAAATATCCAGTGTTTTGTCTTTCCGAGAGGAGACATATCTCGATTCAAACCTGCCAG ACCAGACAGCGCAGGATTACTGAGTTATTATCTCCTGGATGCGGCTTCCGTCCTGCCCGTGTTGGCGCTGGATGTCCGGCCGGATCAGGCTGTTCTGGACCTCTGTGCCGGTCCAGGAGGGAAGACACTGGCTCTTCTGCAGACACAAGCAGTCC GGTTCCTGTGGGCCAACGACTTGTCTGGGTCTCGCACGGCTCGGCTGCAGAGGACGCTCCAGAGCTACGTGCCCAAAGAGCTGAGAGGCGAGGACAAGATCCGCGTCACATCTCTTGACGGTCGCAAATGGAGGAATATGGAAGACCTGGAGTTTGACAGA GTGTTAGTGGACGTCCCCTGTACCACAGACAGACATTCCCTAATGGAGGATGAGAATAATATCTTTAAAAGGTCCAGGactaaagagagacagatgctTCCTCTGCTGCAGATGGAGCTCCTGCT GGCGGGGCTCCGGGCGACTCGGCGTGGCGGTGAGCTCGTCTACTCCACCTGCTCTCTGTCTCAGCTGCAGAACGAGTGTGTGGTGCAGCAGGCACTCAGTGTCGCTCAGCAGGAGATGGACATCACAGTGCAGGTGCAGGACCTCAGCAGCTTCACTCGCCTCTTCTCAAACACTTTCCCCTTCGCCCCTCAGCCGGCGCTTGGCCAACTCGTCCTCCCGAACTTGTGCGCAAACTTCGGCCCGATTTATTTGTGCAAACTGCTGCGTGTCAGCTGA
- the LOC131370559 gene encoding cytochrome b-c1 complex subunit 6, mitochondrial-like isoform X1: protein MVQETEKTPYGDPEDEAPEEEEEEMVDPLETVRQKCEETEHCVHTHHRLEECEARVNSRSHTDEDCTEELFDFLHARDHCVTQKLFSSLK from the exons ATGGTTCAGGAAACAGAAAAGACTCCATACGGAGATCCTGAG GATGAAGCtccagaggaagaagaggaggagatggTG GACCCGTTAGAGACGGTGAGACAGAAGTGTGAGGAGACGGAGcactgcgtacacacacaccaccggcTGGAGGAGTGTGAGGCTCGGGTGAACTCGCGGTCACACACAGATGAAGACTGCACTGAGGAACTGTTCGACTTTCTGCATGCGCGGGACCACTGT gtcACACAGAAGCTCTTCAGTTCATTAAAATGA
- the LOC131370559 gene encoding cytochrome b-c1 complex subunit 6, mitochondrial-like isoform X2 — MVQETEKTPYGDPEDPLETVRQKCEETEHCVHTHHRLEECEARVNSRSHTDEDCTEELFDFLHARDHCVTQKLFSSLK; from the exons ATGGTTCAGGAAACAGAAAAGACTCCATACGGAGATCCTGAG GACCCGTTAGAGACGGTGAGACAGAAGTGTGAGGAGACGGAGcactgcgtacacacacaccaccggcTGGAGGAGTGTGAGGCTCGGGTGAACTCGCGGTCACACACAGATGAAGACTGCACTGAGGAACTGTTCGACTTTCTGCATGCGCGGGACCACTGT gtcACACAGAAGCTCTTCAGTTCATTAAAATGA
- the pif1 gene encoding ATP-dependent DNA helicase PIF1 isoform X2 has protein sequence MLHTEDGSRLECSVAVERVSGAAAGPAVQRRVLRRAAVTLGRDEFRELVLRVQDFRGGPHESFALRGEFRLFTRFVKDGKCTVNFPQNNTQLLISDCPPDRLKTFLKTLSIKHEASRSSNPISERARMRAGVPRSFETVSPLQQKDIQKANELRSKVNTPVQVKGLSERAVNKTAVRQQVKRPRTDGDASLVKALHPHKKPVLTLPVAQKLSKEQMAVLNAVLSGKNVFFTGSAGTGKSFLLKRIVGSLPPKSTYATASTGVAACHIGGTTLHSFAGIGSGLAPLEQCLELAQRPGVLQHWTSCKHLIIDEISMVEAEFFDKLEAIARSIRRSSEPFGGIQLIVCGDFLQLPPVTKGKEKASFCFQARSWRKCIHVNMELMEVRRQTDRTFISLLQAIRLGRVTEEVTARLLKSASNPIERDGIVATRLCTHKDDVELTNENKLKQLPGPLRVFEALDSDPMLVKTIDSQSPVGHTLQLKVGAQVMLTKNLDVQRGLVNGARGVVVDFLPGNQGLPRVRFLCGAVEVMKRERWTFKAAGGVYLSRQQLPLKLAWAISIHKSQGMTLDCVEISLARVFESGQAYVALSRARSLEGLRVMDFDPRVVQANSDVLMFYKKLKRDRLLLQSSINDFVGKSNKENEVW, from the exons ATGTTGCACACAGAGGACGGTTCGAGACTGGAGTGCAGTGTTGCAGTGGAGCGTGTGAGTGGAGCAGCAGCGGGTCCTGCTGTCCAGCGCCGGGTTCTCCGCCGTGCCGCGGTCACTCTGGGACGTGACGAGTTCAGGGAGCTGGTGCTGCGCGTTCAGGACTTCCGTGGCGGTCCCCATGAGAGCTTCGCTTTGCGTGGCGAGTTCCGGCTCTTCACACGTTTTGTCAAGGACGGCAAGTGCACGGTCAACTTCCCACAGAACAACACGCAGCTCCTGATCTCTGACTGTCCACCTGACCGCTTGAAAACCTTCCTGAAGACCCTAAGCATAAAGCACGAAGCCTCACGGAGCAGTAATCCTATTAGTGAAAGGGCCCGGATGCGGGCGGGTGTCCCGAGAAGCTTTGAGACGGTCAGCCCTTTGCAGCAAAAAGACATCCAGAAAGCCAACGAGTTAAGGAGCAAAGTGAACACTCCAGTGCAGGTGAAGGGGCTGAGCGAGAGAGCGGTCAACAAAACAGCTGTCCGACAGCAGGTCAAACGACCCAGAACAGATGGAGACGCCAGCCTG GTTAAAGCTCTTCACCCTCACAAGAAGCCGGTCCTGACATTGCCAGTTGCGCAGAAACTCAGCAAAGAACAGATGGCGGTTCTGAATGCAGTGCTGAGTGGCAAGAACGTGTTTTTCACTGGAAGTGCAG GTACTGGGAAGTCCTTCCTGTTGAAAAGGATTGTGGGATCGCTGCCTCCGAAAAGCACCTATGCCACGGCGAGCACCGGTGTAGCTGCCTGTCATATAGGAGGGACAACATTACACAGTTTCGCGG gtatCGGCTCGGGTTTGGCTCCTCTGGAGCAGTGTCTGGAGCTGGCACAGCGGCCCGGAGTCCTGCAGCACTGGACAAGCTGCAAACACCTAATCATCGACGAGATCTCCATGGTGGAGGCAGAGTTCTTCGACAAGCTCGAGGCCATCGCCAG GTCAATTAGGAGATCCTCTGAGCCTTTCGGAGGAATTCAGCTGATCGTATGTGGAGATTTTCTCCAGCTTCCTCCCGTCActaaaggaaaagagaaagccaGCTTCTGCttccag GCAAGGAGCTGGAGGAAGTGCATCCACGTGAACATGGAGCTGATGGAGGTGCGCAGGCAGACCGACCGGACCTTCATCTCACTGCTGCAGGCCATCCGACTCGGCAG AGTCACCGAGGAAGTCACTGCCCGGCTCCTGAAGAGCGCCAGCAACCCTATCGAGCGGGACGGTATCGTAGCGACCAGGTTGTGCACGCACAAGGACGACGTGGAGCTCACTAACGAGAACAAACTCAAGCAGCTGCCAG GACCCTTACGTGTGTTCGAGGCTTTGGACAGCGACCCCATGCTCGTTAAAACCATTGACTCTCAGAGTCCAGTGGGTCACACGTTACAGCTGAAAGTGGGAGCTCAG GTTATGCTGACCAAGAACCTGGACGTCCAGAGAGGGCTGGTGAATGGCGCGAGAGGCGTGGTGGTCGACTTCCTACCAGGAAATCAAG GCCTCCCGAGAGTGCGCTTCCTGTGCGGTGCTGTAGAAGTGATGAAGCGCGAGCGCTGGACGTTTAAAGCAGCGGGAGGCGTGTACCTGAGCCGACAGCAGCTCCCGTTGAAGCTAGCATGGGCCATCTCCATCCACAAGAGTCAA GGCATGACTCTGGACTGTGTGGAGATCTCTCTGGCCCGTGTGTTTGAGAGTGGACAAGCTTACGTAGCTCTGTCTCGAGCCCGCAGTCTGGAAGGGCTGCGTGTCATGGACTTCGACCCGCGAGTGGTCCAGGCTAACTCTGACGTTCTGATGTTCTACAAGAAGCTGAAGCGGGACAGACTCCTCCTGCAG TCCTCCATCAACGACTTTGTTGGGAAAAGCAACAAGGAGAATGAAGTTTGGTGA
- the pif1 gene encoding ATP-dependent DNA helicase PIF1 isoform X1, whose product MLHTEDGSRLECSVAVERVSGAAAGPAVQRRVLRRAAVTLGRDEFRELVLRVQDFRGGPHESFALRGEFRLFTRFVKDGKCTVNFPQNNTQLLISDCPPDRLKTFLKTLSIKHEASRSSNPISERARMRAGVPRSFETVSPLQQKDIQKANELRSKVNTPVQVKGLSERAVNKTAVRQQVKRPRTDGDASLVKALHPHKKPVLTLPVAQKLSKEQMAVLNAVLSGKNVFFTGSAGTGKSFLLKRIVGSLPPKSTYATASTGVAACHIGGTTLHSFAGIGSGLAPLEQCLELAQRPGVLQHWTSCKHLIIDEISMVEAEFFDKLEAIARSIRRSSEPFGGIQLIVCGDFLQLPPVTKGKEKASFCFQARSWRKCIHVNMELMEVRRQTDRTFISLLQAIRLGRVTEEVTARLLKSASNPIERDGIVATRLCTHKDDVELTNENKLKQLPGPLRVFEALDSDPMLVKTIDSQSPVGHTLQLKVGAQVMLTKNLDVQRGLVNGARGVVVDFLPGNQGLPRVRFLCGAVEVMKRERWTFKAAGGVYLSRQQLPLKLAWAISIHKSQVRDLLTRKQATDAYLIHFFSRRHLYLPYLFLFCFFKLDVMTQDVCSDVIALVWIADSCFIISSNLAAAVRHSLSSEPPGCVLPAPNGFHLARAGCRWSSG is encoded by the exons ATGTTGCACACAGAGGACGGTTCGAGACTGGAGTGCAGTGTTGCAGTGGAGCGTGTGAGTGGAGCAGCAGCGGGTCCTGCTGTCCAGCGCCGGGTTCTCCGCCGTGCCGCGGTCACTCTGGGACGTGACGAGTTCAGGGAGCTGGTGCTGCGCGTTCAGGACTTCCGTGGCGGTCCCCATGAGAGCTTCGCTTTGCGTGGCGAGTTCCGGCTCTTCACACGTTTTGTCAAGGACGGCAAGTGCACGGTCAACTTCCCACAGAACAACACGCAGCTCCTGATCTCTGACTGTCCACCTGACCGCTTGAAAACCTTCCTGAAGACCCTAAGCATAAAGCACGAAGCCTCACGGAGCAGTAATCCTATTAGTGAAAGGGCCCGGATGCGGGCGGGTGTCCCGAGAAGCTTTGAGACGGTCAGCCCTTTGCAGCAAAAAGACATCCAGAAAGCCAACGAGTTAAGGAGCAAAGTGAACACTCCAGTGCAGGTGAAGGGGCTGAGCGAGAGAGCGGTCAACAAAACAGCTGTCCGACAGCAGGTCAAACGACCCAGAACAGATGGAGACGCCAGCCTG GTTAAAGCTCTTCACCCTCACAAGAAGCCGGTCCTGACATTGCCAGTTGCGCAGAAACTCAGCAAAGAACAGATGGCGGTTCTGAATGCAGTGCTGAGTGGCAAGAACGTGTTTTTCACTGGAAGTGCAG GTACTGGGAAGTCCTTCCTGTTGAAAAGGATTGTGGGATCGCTGCCTCCGAAAAGCACCTATGCCACGGCGAGCACCGGTGTAGCTGCCTGTCATATAGGAGGGACAACATTACACAGTTTCGCGG gtatCGGCTCGGGTTTGGCTCCTCTGGAGCAGTGTCTGGAGCTGGCACAGCGGCCCGGAGTCCTGCAGCACTGGACAAGCTGCAAACACCTAATCATCGACGAGATCTCCATGGTGGAGGCAGAGTTCTTCGACAAGCTCGAGGCCATCGCCAG GTCAATTAGGAGATCCTCTGAGCCTTTCGGAGGAATTCAGCTGATCGTATGTGGAGATTTTCTCCAGCTTCCTCCCGTCActaaaggaaaagagaaagccaGCTTCTGCttccag GCAAGGAGCTGGAGGAAGTGCATCCACGTGAACATGGAGCTGATGGAGGTGCGCAGGCAGACCGACCGGACCTTCATCTCACTGCTGCAGGCCATCCGACTCGGCAG AGTCACCGAGGAAGTCACTGCCCGGCTCCTGAAGAGCGCCAGCAACCCTATCGAGCGGGACGGTATCGTAGCGACCAGGTTGTGCACGCACAAGGACGACGTGGAGCTCACTAACGAGAACAAACTCAAGCAGCTGCCAG GACCCTTACGTGTGTTCGAGGCTTTGGACAGCGACCCCATGCTCGTTAAAACCATTGACTCTCAGAGTCCAGTGGGTCACACGTTACAGCTGAAAGTGGGAGCTCAG GTTATGCTGACCAAGAACCTGGACGTCCAGAGAGGGCTGGTGAATGGCGCGAGAGGCGTGGTGGTCGACTTCCTACCAGGAAATCAAG GCCTCCCGAGAGTGCGCTTCCTGTGCGGTGCTGTAGAAGTGATGAAGCGCGAGCGCTGGACGTTTAAAGCAGCGGGAGGCGTGTACCTGAGCCGACAGCAGCTCCCGTTGAAGCTAGCATGGGCCATCTCCATCCACAAGAGTCAAGTGAGGGATCTTCTGACTCGTAAACAAGCCACTGATGCATACCTGATTCATTTTTTCTCTCGCAGACATCTTTATCTTCcttatctgtttttgttttgtttttttaaattagatgTCATGACTCAAGATGTTTGCAGTGATGTTATAGCATTAGTGTGGATTGCAGATTCGTGTTTCATTATTTCTTCCAATCTCGCAGCAGCAGTGCGTCACTCGCTTTCCTCAGAGCCTCCAGGCTGTGTGCTACCAGCACCTAATGGCTTTCATTTAGCCAGAGCTGGCTGTAGATGGAGCTCGGGGTAA